The Choristoneura fumiferana chromosome Z, NRCan_CFum_1, whole genome shotgun sequence DNA window TTcgcgtaaataaaaatatgggataaataatttgctaaattattttcgccgaaacattagtaaaccccctgtgacagacagacaaatgtACACCGAAGCGACAGTAAGTACCGGGTATGTATGGATTccgtttgtcacccttcggGCACGGAtctctaaaaattaaaaatccaaaaacaaataaataaagggcTAAAATATTATGAAGTGATTGTATTTCATCGTTATTAAGTTTTCTTCAAAATTTACTCTAAAGTCTGTTTAACGCCTTTTGACCTATCTTTCGACGGACACTTTTGTACTCCTTCCCCGTGCCTTCCCCTTCCCTTTACATCCCATAATTCGTGGTtccattattttataattattataggtGATATCGATGTCTCCGATGCCagagcgtttaaaaaaaaaacattagtgaCTGTCAATTTGTTTGAACTCTTACGATTGGGCAATGATGTTGTGACGCAAGATCCGAAAGATCATCCGATTGGCTGGGGTTTGACAGCTCGAAAGCTGTGCATAATAATTAGCTTAGCGTAGTATTTTagctttaaaatgttatttaggatttatattattatttaaatatcattATTGTATCTGAATAAAAAATGACGTTGTGATTTATACAGCTGTTTGATTACAACTTTGGAAAGGTAATTATACCTTCTGTATAAATTTTAGGTTATGTTTACGAAACCGTGTTTCATAACATTATCAATAAAAATAGGAATATTGAATAACCAGTGTTTCTGATATGAAAACATACATCGCTTAGCGTCATCATTTACTTGTATCAAAGAAAACAAACTCTAAATTAGGGTACTTCCCTATCCTGTGGTAATTTCAGAAATTATCTTCTTAGTATGTACACCCCTGTTGTaagcatcgacatctatgtgcCGTGAgtgtctgtcaaatttcatgtccaGCTTTTACGGCTTAGTGTTACAGCGCAGGATTTAGAGGTGTGTGAGACTAAATCCAACCCTGTTCATTTATACACTAGAATCCGGTTATAACGACGGCCAAGGGACCGGTGATGTCACGTCGTACTAACCGGATGCTGTAAAACCAAACATATGCCTATACCTACGTCGCTAAAAACGGTTGGTTGTTAAATGCAAAGTCGTACTAAACGGACTACACTGTATAGGCGTTATTTGTCAGTCAGGAACATTACTCTTTTATAGGCATCATAGATACACCCGTGTTGCACTGATGACAGACAATGCTATACAAATGAACTAGTTtggcgagtactgccttttcgcaacgtaacgtttggcaacctgtttcatttcgcaaactctaaaactgtaaatatttcagggccatcgtgtagaaccctttaggttaggttaggttagttttataaaaatcctggaatatttacagtttcataaatatcaaacagttgggaaatgaaaagttgcgaaatgaagcaggttgccaaacgttattcgccgaaacattagtaaaccgttgtTTGGAATTCGAAACTATTgacggttttctttttctttctcatttaatTCAGGAAAACAATGAAAACTGACAAGTCCCGAGCAACGTTAACATTTTGAGTGTACTATTACTAACAAATATGTCAGTCTGATACCTATGGTATGTTCTGTAGAATGTCATGCTCAGCACAGCATGTGACCCGAGTCAGGCAGTTGTACAAACTGATATTCCGGGTGCACCGTGCTCTGCCTGCGGAGCTGCGGGTCTTGGGTGACAACTATGCCAGAGACGAGTTCAAGAGACATAAGCAGTGCAACCCAGAAGAGGCTAGAATATTCCTAAACGAGTGGACGGTATGTTGATACTATTACTACTACAGTCAAAACTGTTTATAACAACAATCAGTGTACCAAAGTACATAAATTATGATGGGACTTTTTTCTTGGTTGTTATGTTAAATCCGATAAGTTGTTAAAAACTGAGGCTGTACAGTCATGTTCAAAGATATTGATATGCTcgcagttacaaaaatatgtatgtacttgacttaatgcacttaacattaaggttgtgtatacatatttttgtaacaatatcTTTCCACTTGACTGTACTCTCTAACACGCTGTTGTTCGCCATCGCATTCAATATAACATACCTCCTATATATCCTCCTTTTATACCATGCGATAGAATGAAGTGGTGAAAGCTTTTGTGATCCCAAGTGTGATAGCCATTACACCATTGTTATTGATTGTAAACTTAATGTGGTTTTCTGTGGCTTCctatgaggctgacatagtcacatttggtgtacttaaACCTCTTTAAAatattagagaaaaaaaaattgtttaaccATTCGCCTTTGTCTTCGATTCTGGTTCCAAGATACTGAATTTGAAAACTTTTTGGTTCCAACAAAGCCAAGTTGCGGGctaccagtggatgcaagtggggAGTTGTTGTTCATCGTGTCATTCTAAGgggcctttgtccagcaatggacgtcttccggctgatgatgattgatgataaaTGCTACTTCTGTACCATCCTTACCATATTCTAGTCTAGACGgccaataaataattacttacatgTTATTT harbors:
- the Sdhaf3 gene encoding succinate dehydrogenase assembly factor 3 isoform X1; translated protein: MFCRMSCSAQHVTRVRQLYKLIFRVHRALPAELRVLGDNYARDEFKRHKQCNPEEARIFLNEWTDYAINLAKQMKPLQQAKRKEVGRYLDPKLLDHMTDEQIVQLYELHKAASAEETAEKKE
- the Sdhaf3 gene encoding succinate dehydrogenase assembly factor 3 isoform X2 yields the protein MSCSAQHVTRVRQLYKLIFRVHRALPAELRVLGDNYARDEFKRHKQCNPEEARIFLNEWTDYAINLAKQMKPLQQAKRKEVGRYLDPKLLDHMTDEQIVQLYELHKAASAEETAEKKE